One genomic window of Gammaproteobacteria bacterium includes the following:
- a CDS encoding DEAD/DEAH box helicase, whose protein sequence is MNTFESLGLSAQITKTLSLLGYESPTPIQAEAIPVFLQGGDIIAQAQTGTGKTAAFALPIVEKIDLTATKPQALIIAPTRELAIQVAEALKSYAKHIPSFHVLPIYGGQEYRGQLASLKRGVHVVVGTPGRIMDHMRRGTLQLDDLKTLVLDEADEMLKMGFIDDIEWILEHVPKQRQIALFSATMPPAIQKVANNYLLNATKIQIASKTKTVTLIDQGCVFVTQYNKLEALTRFLETETFDAIMIFARTKIATTELAEKLAARGYSVDALNGDVRQSMREKVIYRLKNKTLDIVVATEVAARGLDVDRIDLVINYDIPTDPESYVHRVGRTGRAGRSGKALTFVTPRERGLLSAIERTINIRIEQIQIPSLKQMHEKRVGNLSKKILEVLAKENLSIHRELIERIAQESEYNALDIAAALAFMSQGDALSQPETHDELSQPINVDRDRDYGSQGRERRREYSGRSGSGDRDRNRSSRPAGGERERSSYSRSSDNRPSEGERRERSSARPSEEKARPPSTRTPFKRFDDSKEGAAPRKRRVFDRKAPAGAVRKPRDK, encoded by the coding sequence ATGAATACATTCGAAAGTCTTGGCTTAAGCGCCCAAATTACCAAAACACTCAGCTTGCTGGGTTATGAATCCCCCACACCTATTCAAGCAGAAGCTATTCCCGTTTTCTTGCAAGGCGGCGATATTATCGCTCAAGCACAAACAGGAACCGGAAAAACCGCTGCTTTTGCGCTACCTATCGTAGAAAAGATTGATTTAACCGCCACTAAGCCGCAAGCGCTAATAATAGCGCCTACTCGAGAGTTGGCGATTCAAGTAGCGGAAGCACTGAAAAGCTATGCTAAGCACATTCCTTCGTTTCATGTTCTCCCAATTTATGGCGGACAAGAATATCGCGGGCAGCTTGCTTCTCTAAAACGTGGTGTACATGTTGTCGTTGGAACACCGGGCCGCATCATGGACCATATGCGACGCGGCACATTGCAACTAGATGACTTAAAAACACTCGTTCTAGACGAAGCAGACGAAATGTTAAAAATGGGCTTCATCGATGATATTGAATGGATTTTGGAACATGTCCCTAAACAACGACAAATTGCCCTTTTCTCTGCAACCATGCCGCCCGCTATTCAAAAAGTAGCGAATAATTACTTGCTAAACGCAACCAAAATTCAAATTGCCTCCAAAACAAAAACCGTGACACTGATTGATCAAGGGTGTGTCTTTGTTACCCAATACAACAAATTAGAGGCGCTAACCCGTTTCTTGGAAACCGAGACATTTGATGCCATCATGATTTTTGCTCGAACAAAAATTGCGACTACCGAGCTTGCGGAAAAGTTAGCGGCAAGAGGTTACTCTGTCGATGCATTGAATGGCGATGTCCGACAAAGCATGCGTGAAAAAGTCATTTATCGATTGAAAAACAAGACTCTAGACATTGTTGTCGCGACAGAAGTTGCAGCTCGAGGGCTGGATGTCGATCGTATTGATCTTGTCATTAACTATGATATCCCAACAGACCCAGAGTCTTACGTACATCGTGTTGGTCGAACTGGCCGCGCTGGCCGCTCAGGCAAAGCTCTCACATTTGTCACCCCACGTGAAAGAGGATTGCTAAGTGCTATTGAGCGCACTATCAACATAAGAATCGAACAAATTCAAATACCTTCATTGAAGCAAATGCATGAAAAACGCGTAGGCAATCTGAGTAAAAAAATTCTTGAAGTGCTTGCTAAAGAAAATTTAAGCATTCACCGTGAATTGATTGAGCGTATTGCACAAGAAAGTGAATATAACGCGTTAGATATTGCTGCTGCCCTAGCATTTATGTCTCAAGGCGACGCACTATCACAACCAGAAACTCATGATGAGCTATCACAACCTATCAATGTCGATCGCGATCGTGATTATGGCAGCCAAGGTAGAGAAAGACGACGCGAATATAGTGGCCGCTCTGGCAGTGGAGACAGAGATCGTAATCGTAGCAGCCGCCCAGCTGGTGGCGAAAGAGAACGCAGCAGCTATAGCCGATCCAGCGATAATCGCCCTAGTGAAGGGGAAAGACGTGAGCGGAGCAGTGCCCGCCCTAGCGAAGAAAAAGCACGACCGCCATCAACAAGAACACCTTTCAAAAGGTTTGACGACAGCAAAGAAGGTGCCGCGCCTAGAAAAAGACGTGTTTTTGATAGGAAAGCACCAGCAGGTGCCGTAAGAAAACCGCGGGATAAATAA